A single region of the Chryseobacterium culicis genome encodes:
- a CDS encoding SusC/RagA family TonB-linked outer membrane protein, with the protein MKKTTISMMLLGLLCAPQFTYAEANKCFQQSVIQRKTPLIKIFEKLSKEHGVKFFYSVSDLKDIQVDESQVNYQSLSSSLDYLKKNIGLDFNVDQKTVTVRLNARAMAKIQRNNVQQSAEYLNPIKDTVTSREKNIDEVVLVGYGKQSKKNNSGSISSIDEKQMKGIASSNFGDIIAGKATGVQITQANATPGGSPSIRVRGIGTLTAGSNPLIVVDGLPLTEGSNLNAIDPNSIAKIDILKDAASAAIYGSRGANGVIIIETKQGKKGRMAVSFDSYYGMQMRSDNVKLVNAYDMATFLKEARDNNYLSKGSNRSISDDNATRISKGASLRELIPDYLAPYLAKQPGLTDTDWLNTVMKPAPISQTSLNVTGGSDKSKYAFTMSYFNQKGLVIGTDYEKFSTSVNLSTELTDKWKIGVTMTPSYATGTINAAENSRSYNPLQMATAMYPFFKPYNDDGSLAISKQILGNTATDGALVENPVAIQEMTNRKYTLFKTFGNIFTELELLKGLKYRLSVGGDYTNYEYNFFDPSTVGAYRAAAPDVTFANRTEYIRKNYLIENLLSFDKKWGEHRIDAIAGQSFQQEDNTQLLTEATAFPDNSIRNIAGGTSFKNTLTQYKWRLMSYFTRVNYTFDNKYNLMASYRRDGSSRFGKNSKWGDFYAFSAGWTISNENFFPENTIVTDLKLRYSLGSNGNNQIPNFGALSLMNPDNYNFGGVLTPGYTTATAPNPNISWEKSRSNNFGIDFSLFKNILNISADYYILNRDGLLLDVPVPQQSGFSTSLQNIGKIKNSGFELQIASKTFNIANDFTYSGSFNFSTNKNEVLALANGQNQIITGENNFSVTKVGGSIGEMYGYNIVGIYKTQAEINNSPHITGTMVGDYIMEDLNGDGKIDVNDKRSFGSGVPKYILGFNNNFRYGLFELSFSLYSEIGKRIYNADAVTTLESGEGFGMASQYYFDNRYNAATNPNGFFGMPNMNFSNNRKEARTSNLYFKNADYVRLRSLRLAFNFPKSMLGNIGLENAQIYLVGNNLFTLSKYKGMNIDATSDNVLTQGFDQAYYPVAKIYSVGFNLKF; encoded by the coding sequence ATGAAAAAAACAACAATTAGCATGATGTTGTTGGGTCTTTTGTGTGCGCCACAGTTTACCTACGCAGAGGCTAACAAATGTTTTCAACAGTCCGTCATTCAGCGGAAAACGCCTTTGATTAAAATCTTTGAAAAACTTTCAAAAGAACATGGCGTAAAATTCTTTTATTCGGTTTCAGACCTTAAGGATATTCAGGTGGATGAATCTCAGGTTAACTATCAGTCACTATCATCGTCTTTAGACTATCTGAAGAAAAATATTGGTCTGGATTTTAATGTAGATCAGAAAACCGTCACCGTTCGTCTCAATGCAAGAGCAATGGCAAAAATTCAGAGGAATAATGTTCAACAGTCTGCGGAATATTTAAATCCGATAAAAGACACGGTAACATCCAGAGAAAAAAATATTGATGAGGTTGTTTTGGTAGGGTATGGAAAACAGAGTAAGAAAAACAATTCCGGCTCTATTTCTTCTATTGATGAGAAACAGATGAAAGGCATTGCATCCAGCAATTTCGGGGATATTATTGCCGGAAAAGCTACCGGAGTTCAGATTACTCAGGCTAATGCAACGCCGGGAGGTTCACCCTCTATCAGAGTAAGAGGGATCGGAACATTAACAGCGGGTTCGAATCCCTTGATCGTTGTTGACGGACTTCCTCTCACCGAAGGTTCCAATCTGAATGCTATTGATCCTAATTCCATTGCAAAAATTGATATCTTAAAAGATGCCGCCTCCGCAGCCATTTATGGTTCCAGAGGAGCCAATGGAGTGATTATCATTGAAACAAAACAAGGGAAAAAAGGCAGAATGGCTGTTTCTTTTGATTCCTATTACGGAATGCAGATGAGAAGCGATAATGTAAAACTGGTGAATGCTTACGATATGGCCACTTTTCTGAAAGAAGCCAGAGATAACAACTATCTTTCCAAGGGCAGTAACAGAAGTATTTCTGATGATAATGCTACAAGAATAAGTAAGGGAGCATCTTTACGGGAGTTAATCCCTGATTATCTTGCCCCTTATCTGGCAAAGCAGCCGGGATTAACAGATACCGACTGGCTGAATACTGTAATGAAACCGGCACCCATCAGCCAGACTTCATTAAATGTTACGGGAGGAAGTGATAAAAGCAAATATGCATTTACCATGAGCTATTTTAACCAGAAAGGATTGGTGATCGGGACAGATTACGAAAAATTTTCCACCAGCGTTAATCTTTCCACAGAACTTACGGATAAATGGAAAATAGGAGTAACAATGACACCGTCTTATGCAACGGGAACCATCAATGCCGCAGAAAATTCGAGAAGTTATAATCCACTGCAGATGGCTACTGCAATGTATCCTTTCTTTAAACCTTATAATGATGACGGAAGTTTGGCTATTTCCAAACAAATCTTAGGAAATACAGCAACGGATGGTGCTTTGGTAGAGAATCCCGTTGCGATTCAGGAAATGACGAACAGAAAATATACTTTATTTAAAACCTTCGGAAATATTTTTACTGAGCTTGAGCTGTTGAAAGGATTGAAATACAGACTGTCAGTAGGCGGCGATTACACCAATTACGAATATAATTTCTTTGATCCTTCTACAGTGGGAGCCTACAGAGCGGCCGCTCCGGATGTTACTTTTGCGAACAGAACAGAATATATCCGTAAAAATTATCTGATTGAAAACCTGCTTTCATTTGATAAAAAATGGGGTGAGCATAGAATAGATGCCATTGCCGGACAGTCTTTTCAGCAGGAAGATAATACTCAGCTTTTAACCGAAGCTACCGCATTTCCAGACAACAGCATCCGGAATATTGCAGGCGGAACTTCATTTAAAAACACGCTGACACAATACAAATGGAGATTGATGTCTTATTTTACCAGAGTTAATTACACCTTTGATAATAAGTATAATCTGATGGCTTCTTATCGTAGAGACGGCTCTTCACGTTTCGGGAAGAATTCCAAATGGGGAGATTTCTATGCATTTTCTGCAGGCTGGACGATCAGTAATGAAAATTTCTTTCCTGAAAATACTATTGTAACGGATTTAAAGCTAAGATATAGTCTTGGAAGCAACGGAAATAATCAGATTCCTAATTTCGGGGCACTTTCGCTGATGAATCCTGATAATTATAATTTTGGTGGCGTTCTAACACCAGGGTATACAACGGCAACGGCTCCCAATCCTAATATTTCCTGGGAAAAGTCCAGATCAAACAACTTCGGAATTGATTTCTCTCTGTTTAAAAATATCCTGAATATTTCTGCAGATTATTATATTCTGAACAGAGACGGTTTGTTACTCGATGTTCCCGTTCCACAGCAGTCTGGTTTCAGTACATCGCTTCAAAATATAGGGAAGATCAAAAACTCTGGTTTTGAACTACAGATTGCTTCAAAAACTTTCAATATTGCAAACGATTTTACCTATTCGGGAAGCTTTAATTTTTCAACCAATAAAAATGAAGTTTTGGCCTTGGCAAACGGACAGAACCAGATTATCACGGGTGAAAATAATTTCTCTGTTACAAAAGTGGGCGGCTCTATTGGTGAAATGTATGGGTACAATATTGTCGGAATCTATAAAACTCAGGCTGAAATCAACAATTCACCACACATTACGGGAACAATGGTTGGGGATTATATTATGGAAGACCTCAATGGTGATGGGAAAATTGATGTCAATGATAAAAGAAGTTTCGGAAGCGGCGTTCCCAAATACATTCTTGGTTTCAATAATAATTTCAGATACGGACTTTTTGAATTAAGCTTCTCATTATACAGCGAAATAGGGAAGAGAATTTACAATGCTGATGCTGTCACTACCTTAGAATCAGGAGAAGGTTTCGGAATGGCCTCGCAGTATTATTTTGACAACCGCTATAATGCAGCAACCAATCCCAATGGATTTTTCGGAATGCCGAATATGAACTTTTCCAATAACAGAAAAGAAGCCAGAACTTCAAATCTTTACTTTAAAAATGCCGATTATGTGAGATTGAGATCACTGCGTCTTGCTTTCAATTTTCCAAAATCAATGCTTGGAAATATCGGGTTGGAAAACGCACAGATCTATCTGGTAGGAAACAATCTTTTCACGCTGTCAAAATATAAAGGAATGAATATCGATGCTACTTCAGACAATGTTCTTACGCAGGGGTTTGATCAGGCTTATTATCCGGTCGCTAAAATTTATTCTGTAGGCTTTAACCTTAAATTTTAA
- a CDS encoding RagB/SusD family nutrient uptake outer membrane protein: MKKIFFTIFSLSVMFSCSSDLLDVNPEAQKVSSQFYTNASEIEQGIVSVYGALQYTGQYQLAMPALGELPSDNTYDEVPANDAFTYGELDFFTIQPNNSLIASTWKDNYVGIQQANIILTRIGKIPDMTDALKNTRTGEMKFLRALMYFNLVRIYGDVPLVLKETTNVNDYFGQPRTPVAEVYSAIEKDLKEAIDLLPITTTQKGRVTKGAALGILGKVLLTQNKFAESLTYLNQIESLGYQLLTDVNKIFDVTNKNNAEIIFDVQFTSGLNGNSEGSSAFQMFSPSGSVSGAKGHNLPTKEVYNLYLAGDTRRSAYIGLTSNGIPFSKKLVKTSNTIADGGSNFVVLRLADVFLMMAECFAQQNDFANANVWLNKIKTRAGIASVNLSTKETLLNEIDRERRLEFVGEGHRWFDLVRTGKAISVMTTHFSNNPGYSTAQIKPYHLLMPVPQGQINTDPAIKQNPGY, from the coding sequence ATGAAAAAAATATTCTTTACAATATTCAGTCTTTCTGTGATGTTTTCCTGCTCGTCTGATCTTTTGGATGTAAATCCTGAAGCCCAGAAAGTTTCCTCACAATTCTATACCAATGCTTCTGAAATTGAGCAGGGAATTGTTTCAGTCTACGGAGCGCTTCAGTACACCGGACAGTATCAGCTGGCAATGCCTGCGTTGGGAGAATTGCCTTCTGACAACACCTATGATGAGGTTCCAGCCAATGATGCCTTTACGTATGGAGAGCTGGATTTTTTCACTATTCAGCCTAACAACAGCCTTATTGCAAGTACCTGGAAGGACAATTATGTCGGAATTCAGCAGGCGAATATTATTCTGACAAGGATTGGAAAAATCCCTGATATGACCGATGCCCTGAAAAATACGAGAACCGGAGAAATGAAGTTTCTGAGAGCGCTGATGTATTTTAATCTGGTAAGAATTTATGGTGATGTTCCATTGGTTTTAAAAGAAACCACGAATGTTAACGATTACTTTGGGCAGCCAAGAACGCCTGTCGCAGAAGTATATTCAGCAATAGAAAAAGATCTGAAAGAAGCGATTGATCTTTTACCAATCACCACAACGCAAAAGGGTAGAGTAACCAAAGGAGCGGCTTTGGGAATTTTGGGTAAAGTGCTTCTGACACAGAACAAGTTTGCAGAATCACTGACGTATTTAAATCAGATTGAATCTTTAGGCTATCAACTTTTGACGGATGTCAATAAAATTTTTGATGTCACTAATAAAAATAATGCTGAAATTATTTTTGATGTACAGTTCACTTCCGGATTGAACGGAAATTCAGAAGGAAGTTCGGCATTTCAGATGTTCAGTCCTTCCGGATCAGTTTCAGGAGCGAAAGGCCATAATCTTCCCACCAAAGAAGTCTACAATCTTTATTTGGCAGGAGATACAAGACGGTCTGCCTATATCGGGCTTACGTCAAACGGAATTCCTTTCAGTAAAAAACTGGTGAAAACATCCAATACCATTGCCGATGGAGGAAGCAATTTTGTGGTGCTGAGATTGGCTGATGTTTTCCTGATGATGGCGGAATGTTTTGCTCAGCAGAATGATTTTGCCAATGCCAATGTATGGCTGAATAAAATTAAAACCAGAGCAGGTATTGCTTCTGTAAACCTCTCCACAAAAGAGACATTACTGAATGAAATTGACCGCGAAAGAAGGCTTGAATTTGTAGGAGAAGGACATCGGTGGTTTGATCTTGTCAGGACGGGAAAGGCTATTTCGGTGATGACAACTCATTTTAGCAATAATCCCGGATACAGCACGGCACAAATAAAACCCTATCATCTTCTGATGCCTGTTCCACAAGGACAGATCAATACAGATCCCGCAATTAAACAAAATCCAGGATATTAA
- a CDS encoding glycerophosphodiester phosphodiesterase family protein, with protein MLNNKLLKLFLLIISSLHFAQQKKISLSAFPDNKVMVVAHRGDWREAPENSVWAVKKAIEKGVDMAEIDLAMTKDSVLILMHDNTIDRTTTGKGKPSDFTLAEIKKLHLRDGLGVETQMSVPTLQEILEISDGKILLNLDKGFEYIKQVYPLVKKRNMLDQILFKGHESYSEFNQKYGDIKNEIHYMPIIQLGKEEDLKKISEYLKSYKVYGFEFTIGTTEKNLIDFKKLRETKVKIWVNSLWPHHNAGNNDDLVLDHPNIYDWYIDKGVNIIQTDRPKELIHYLKSKKLYF; from the coding sequence ATGCTCAACAATAAATTATTAAAACTGTTTCTTCTTATTATTTCGTCTCTCCACTTTGCTCAGCAAAAGAAAATTTCACTTTCCGCTTTTCCCGATAACAAAGTAATGGTGGTTGCCCACCGTGGGGATTGGAGAGAGGCTCCGGAAAATTCGGTGTGGGCGGTAAAAAAAGCCATTGAAAAAGGAGTAGATATGGCTGAGATAGATCTTGCCATGACGAAAGATAGTGTTTTGATCCTGATGCATGACAACACCATCGACAGAACGACAACAGGGAAAGGAAAGCCGTCTGATTTTACATTAGCCGAGATTAAAAAACTCCATCTGAGAGACGGATTAGGAGTGGAAACCCAAATGAGTGTTCCTACTTTACAGGAAATTTTAGAGATTTCTGATGGGAAAATACTTCTGAATCTGGACAAAGGTTTTGAGTATATAAAACAGGTATATCCTTTAGTGAAAAAACGAAATATGCTTGATCAGATTTTGTTTAAAGGTCATGAATCTTACTCAGAGTTCAATCAAAAATATGGTGATATAAAAAATGAAATTCACTATATGCCGATTATCCAGCTGGGGAAAGAGGAAGATCTGAAAAAAATCTCAGAGTACCTTAAGAGCTATAAAGTTTATGGTTTTGAATTTACAATCGGAACCACAGAAAAGAACCTGATTGATTTTAAAAAACTCAGAGAAACTAAGGTTAAAATCTGGGTAAATTCATTGTGGCCGCATCATAATGCCGGAAATAATGATGATCTGGTTCTGGATCATCCCAATATATATGACTGGTATATTGATAAAGGTGTCAATATCATTCAGACTGACCGTCCGAAAGAACTAATCCATTATTTGAAAAGTAAAAAACTTTATTTTTAA
- a CDS encoding Crp/Fnr family transcriptional regulator, giving the protein MTDVFENYLSSIGRLSAEEITFATKFFKPINLKKGDFFIREDEPCRYIGFVASGSVKAYATDKEGKENITCFKFENEFATSFPEFMAQEKSRRSIRAIEDSIIYRINYLDYQYLLGQLVALNEVIKSVMEQEYNQKERYMLNYNNRSAVDKYLHVLSNEPILIQRVTTQDLASYLGITQRSLTRAKGQIHRPGIL; this is encoded by the coding sequence ATGACTGACGTATTTGAAAATTACCTATCCTCCATAGGAAGACTGTCTGCTGAGGAAATTACCTTTGCTACAAAGTTCTTCAAACCGATCAACTTAAAAAAAGGTGATTTTTTTATTCGTGAAGATGAGCCTTGCCGTTATATAGGATTTGTCGCCAGTGGCTCTGTAAAAGCATATGCAACTGATAAAGAAGGAAAGGAAAATATAACCTGCTTCAAGTTTGAAAATGAATTTGCTACCTCGTTTCCTGAGTTTATGGCACAGGAAAAATCCAGAAGGAGTATCAGGGCTATTGAGGATAGCATAATCTATAGGATAAACTACCTGGACTATCAGTATCTGCTTGGTCAGTTGGTGGCTTTGAATGAAGTTATAAAATCGGTAATGGAGCAGGAGTATAACCAAAAGGAACGTTATATGCTGAATTATAATAATAGGTCGGCGGTAGATAAATATCTTCATGTCTTATCTAATGAACCGATACTCATTCAGCGAGTAACAACACAGGATCTGGCATCGTATCTGGGCATTACGCAGCGATCACTTACACGGGCGAAGGGACAAATCCACAGACCCGGTATATTATAG
- a CDS encoding MBL fold metallo-hydrolase — translation MLRQIAPEVFQISLMPRNSINCYIIEGVLIDSGIRSSYATIRKALQKIPVYQHVLTHAHADHQGCSDQICAEFGIPLLCHPDEVFRTETGRVTNDYPTPRHWVAKLQQKYWAGQGHKVDQTIVENDRIGNFRVIETPGHSAGHISLFREQDGVLIIGDAATNMNLLTTATGLRLPPNIFTSDQQRNIKSLQKLAELNPAILCFGHGPILQNRDRKFEEFVTQCSVVV, via the coding sequence ATGTTACGTCAAATTGCTCCCGAGGTATTCCAGATTTCACTGATGCCACGAAATAGTATCAACTGCTATATTATCGAAGGTGTATTGATAGACTCCGGAATACGGAGTTCGTATGCCACTATAAGGAAAGCTCTCCAGAAAATCCCCGTTTATCAACATGTGCTGACCCATGCTCATGCAGACCACCAAGGCTGCAGCGATCAGATATGCGCTGAGTTCGGAATACCTTTGCTCTGTCATCCTGATGAAGTTTTTAGAACCGAAACAGGTAGGGTAACCAATGACTATCCAACTCCCCGGCATTGGGTAGCAAAGCTTCAACAAAAATATTGGGCAGGGCAGGGACACAAAGTAGATCAGACAATCGTTGAAAATGATAGGATCGGAAACTTTCGGGTAATAGAAACTCCCGGACATTCGGCAGGTCATATTTCTTTATTCCGTGAGCAAGATGGTGTACTGATCATCGGAGATGCGGCGACCAATATGAACCTGCTCACAACAGCGACGGGCTTGCGGCTTCCGCCAAACATATTCACATCAGATCAGCAGCGTAACATCAAATCGCTTCAGAAACTGGCAGAACTGAACCCAGCCATACTCTGCTTCGGTCACGGACCAATCTTGCAAAATAGAGATCGGAAGTTTGAGGAATTTGTGACTCAATGTAGTGTAGTTGTTTAA
- a CDS encoding DUF4861 family protein yields MNKVSFKLICAIGCIFSCFLYGQRSVKVVNSLDFSRNEVVAIPRTMLKSFLHKNSEEELRIKDAKGKWLPIQWIDYDADGKNEELLFLVNIDAGKTNVYSIVADGSVQIPGIGISTYSRLVPERVDDYAWENDKIAFRVYGPKGQQEALQGIKSSTLSSGVDIWLKRTDQPVINKWYKGYLTDPMYYHKDTRGEGYDPYHVGNSRGTGGIGIWKNEKLQVSQNFVTSRTIAEGPLRTVFELTYQPWSEYEVKETKRVSLDLGSNFSKFESAFESEKPVPNYTIGITLHKNEGKTQLNDQNGYYLHWEKIDDAFVGEGIVINPKIVEKSIAFTSNVPDESNLYVITKPYKTLTYYAGFAWQKSGQVQTEKDWEKMLQKQASIIAKPLVVEVGE; encoded by the coding sequence ATGAATAAAGTAAGTTTTAAATTAATTTGCGCAATCGGTTGCATTTTTTCGTGTTTTTTATATGGTCAAAGATCTGTAAAGGTTGTTAATTCTTTGGATTTTTCCAGAAATGAGGTAGTGGCAATTCCCAGGACTATGCTGAAGTCATTCTTACATAAAAACAGTGAGGAGGAACTTAGAATAAAAGATGCAAAAGGGAAATGGTTACCAATTCAATGGATAGATTATGATGCTGATGGAAAAAATGAAGAATTACTTTTTCTGGTGAATATTGATGCAGGAAAGACCAATGTATACTCTATTGTTGCGGATGGGAGTGTTCAAATTCCGGGAATCGGAATTTCTACCTATTCGAGATTAGTCCCGGAAAGAGTAGATGATTACGCCTGGGAAAATGATAAAATTGCTTTCAGGGTATATGGTCCAAAAGGCCAGCAGGAAGCTTTGCAGGGAATAAAAAGCAGTACACTTTCAAGCGGTGTGGACATCTGGCTGAAAAGAACAGACCAGCCTGTTATCAACAAATGGTATAAAGGTTATCTTACAGATCCTATGTATTATCATAAAGATACAAGAGGGGAAGGTTATGACCCTTACCATGTGGGAAATAGCAGAGGAACAGGTGGAATTGGAATCTGGAAAAATGAAAAACTTCAGGTTTCCCAAAACTTTGTTACTTCCAGAACAATTGCTGAAGGTCCTTTAAGAACAGTTTTTGAACTGACTTATCAGCCATGGAGTGAATATGAAGTGAAAGAAACCAAAAGAGTTTCTTTGGATCTGGGTTCCAACTTTTCTAAGTTTGAATCTGCTTTTGAATCAGAAAAACCTGTTCCTAATTATACTATCGGAATTACGTTGCATAAAAATGAAGGAAAAACCCAACTGAATGATCAAAACGGATATTATCTTCACTGGGAGAAAATAGACGATGCTTTTGTGGGAGAAGGAATTGTTATAAATCCGAAAATCGTTGAAAAATCAATTGCTTTTACCTCTAATGTTCCTGATGAAAGTAATTTATATGTTATTACCAAGCCTTATAAAACCTTAACTTATTATGCCGGGTTTGCCTGGCAGAAAAGTGGGCAGGTTCAAACAGAGAAAGACTGGGAGAAAATGCTTCAGAAGCAGGCTAGTATCATTGCAAAACCATTAGTGGTGGAAGTAGGAGAGTAA
- the pelA gene encoding pectate lyase, which produces MNLKIYTCALGLLSVTYSAQIKDTLAEKMLIYQLPNGGWGKQLEDKSVVNYSLPIDKNLLRKIKSTGDDHATIDNNATSREINSLIKAYATTKNPEYLKAAEKGINYLLLMQYENGGFPQYYPNTGLYRKQVTYNDNAMINALTVLYNAAEGKNNFDVISSSLKEKSKIAVQKGIGCILKTQVVQKGNPSIWADQYHEITLQPDKARAFEPVSLATGESVGIIRFLMQQPVTPEIEKSIKAAVAWFKQNKIEGYSYNVTKQNGKAVRVLAEDKNSVIWARFYDIHTNKPLFGDRDGSVKYNYNEVSEERRNGYSWFGDFAEKLLAKEYPKWLEKNKLIE; this is translated from the coding sequence ATGAATCTAAAAATATACACATGTGCATTAGGACTACTGTCGGTAACTTATTCTGCCCAGATTAAGGATACTCTGGCGGAAAAAATGCTGATCTATCAGCTTCCTAATGGTGGCTGGGGAAAACAGCTGGAAGATAAGTCGGTGGTAAACTATAGTCTGCCGATTGATAAAAATCTTTTAAGAAAGATAAAATCTACCGGGGATGATCATGCAACGATTGATAATAATGCAACATCCAGAGAAATCAACAGCTTGATTAAAGCGTACGCCACTACCAAAAATCCAGAATATTTAAAAGCTGCAGAAAAAGGAATCAATTATCTCCTTCTGATGCAGTATGAAAATGGAGGATTCCCACAGTATTATCCCAATACAGGGCTTTATAGAAAGCAGGTGACTTACAACGATAATGCGATGATCAATGCTCTTACTGTTTTGTACAATGCTGCGGAAGGCAAGAATAATTTTGATGTGATTTCATCTTCTTTAAAAGAAAAATCAAAAATAGCTGTTCAGAAAGGTATTGGATGTATTTTAAAAACTCAGGTAGTTCAAAAGGGAAATCCTTCCATCTGGGCTGATCAGTATCATGAAATTACTTTGCAACCGGATAAGGCAAGAGCTTTTGAACCTGTTTCATTGGCTACGGGAGAATCAGTAGGAATTATAAGGTTTTTGATGCAGCAACCCGTGACTCCCGAAATAGAAAAGTCAATAAAAGCAGCAGTAGCGTGGTTTAAGCAGAATAAAATAGAGGGATATAGCTACAATGTTACCAAACAGAATGGTAAAGCAGTTAGAGTATTGGCTGAAGATAAAAATTCTGTGATCTGGGCAAGGTTTTATGATATTCATACCAATAAACCTTTGTTTGGAGACCGTGACGGAAGTGTAAAATACAATTATAATGAAGTTTCGGAAGAAAGAAGAAACGGATATAGCTGGTTTGGTGATTTTGCAGAAAAACTTTTAGCTAAAGAATATCCAAAATGGCTTGAGAAAAATAAACTGATTGAATAA
- a CDS encoding polysaccharide lyase family 1 protein has product MKTTFKTALLTAALTSAFALTGCGQEEINNDLTQSELNIKNALAQKIVPLANCVAPGWASQNGGTTGGGTAAETTVSTYAQLKAAIENTAVKVIKVTGTITITTRLSLQDQTGKTIYGTSGAKLVSTNQTKDGSGIINIKRCNNIIIRNLIFEGPGAYDTDGWDNAILDDCRNVWIDHCEFRDGVDGNFDIKNKSDYVTVSYTKFHYLKAPKPGGSGGTDDHRFSNLIGSSDGATADAGKLNVTFVRCWWAPGCRERMPRVRFGKIHILNSYFNSSVSNKCIAAGVQANILVERNVFENVKEPINLMSGFTAVTQSGSSFINVTGNTAGSGTAFTPPYSITKLNVADVKADVTANAGATLGGNVCDQF; this is encoded by the coding sequence ATGAAAACAACGTTTAAGACGGCCTTATTAACAGCCGCTCTAACCTCTGCTTTTGCTTTAACCGGATGTGGTCAGGAAGAAATCAACAATGACCTTACACAAAGCGAACTCAACATTAAAAATGCTCTCGCACAAAAGATTGTTCCTCTGGCCAATTGTGTAGCTCCGGGATGGGCTTCTCAAAATGGAGGAACTACCGGTGGCGGAACAGCAGCAGAAACAACCGTTTCCACCTACGCTCAGTTAAAAGCGGCTATTGAAAATACAGCTGTGAAAGTGATCAAAGTAACAGGAACCATTACCATCACTACCCGTTTATCGCTTCAGGATCAAACAGGAAAAACAATCTATGGAACAAGCGGAGCCAAACTGGTTTCTACAAACCAGACCAAAGATGGTTCAGGCATTATCAATATTAAAAGATGTAACAATATTATTATCCGAAATCTGATTTTTGAAGGTCCGGGTGCTTATGACACCGATGGTTGGGATAACGCTATTCTTGACGACTGTAGAAATGTATGGATTGATCATTGTGAATTCAGAGACGGGGTTGACGGTAATTTCGATATCAAAAACAAATCCGACTATGTTACGGTTTCCTATACCAAATTCCATTATCTGAAAGCCCCAAAACCAGGAGGTTCGGGAGGAACCGATGATCACAGATTCTCGAACCTTATCGGATCCAGCGACGGCGCCACTGCTGATGCCGGAAAACTGAATGTCACTTTTGTCAGATGCTGGTGGGCACCTGGATGCAGAGAGCGTATGCCAAGAGTAAGATTTGGTAAAATTCATATCCTGAACAGCTATTTCAACAGTTCTGTAAGCAACAAATGTATTGCAGCAGGAGTTCAGGCGAATATTCTGGTAGAAAGAAATGTTTTTGAAAATGTAAAAGAGCCTATCAACCTAATGAGTGGATTTACAGCAGTAACCCAATCCGGAAGCAGTTTCATCAATGTTACCGGAAATACAGCAGGAAGCGGAACAGCATTCACTCCGCCATACAGTATCACAAAACTTAACGTGGCAGATGTAAAGGCAGATGTAACAGCTAATGCGGGCGCTACTTTAGGAGGAAATGTTTGTGATCAGTTTTAA
- a CDS encoding cupin domain-containing protein, translated as MNFKKEPFFNGNTAWEDLGNGISRQFVGYNSQIMMAIVKFEKNAVGVLHQHFHSQITYVASGKFEVTVDNETKILQEGDGFFAQPNIFHGVRCLEEGKLIDSFTPFREDFFV; from the coding sequence ATGAATTTCAAAAAAGAACCATTCTTTAATGGGAACACTGCATGGGAAGATTTAGGAAATGGTATTTCCAGGCAGTTTGTTGGATATAATTCCCAGATAATGATGGCGATTGTAAAATTTGAAAAAAATGCTGTAGGAGTTTTGCATCAGCATTTTCACTCTCAGATCACATATGTCGCTTCCGGAAAGTTTGAAGTTACAGTAGATAATGAAACAAAAATTTTACAGGAAGGTGATGGCTTTTTTGCACAGCCCAATATTTTCCATGGGGTAAGGTGTCTTGAAGAGGGAAAGCTCATTGATTCATTTACACCTTTTCGGGAAGATTTTTTTGTTTAA